The genomic segment caaggcagcagctatgtGGTGATTACAAACTATAGATAATCACGTCCAAACGAATGCAACCTATTTCACAAACACATTAGTGTTCACTCACTGGGAAAAAATAACCTTATCTATCAGATGTCTTTCATGACTACCGGgtctatttacattactcccgtCGGTGTTACCCCGCTATCACCGTTACTTTACAAATACCTGAGCtgtttaaagaagaggaagtgctggcgctgttaaggaatataaaagtggatgaatctccgggacctgacaggatattcgtTAGGATCttaagggaagttagtgtagaaatagcagcggctctgaaagaaatatttcaaatatctttAGAATAGGtggtggtgccggaggattggcgtatttctcatgtggttccattgtttaaaaagagttctaagagtaaacctagcaaataCAGGCCTGTAATTTTgaggtcagtggtgggtaaattaatggaaagttttcttagagatagtatatataattattttgatagacagggtctgattaggaacagtcagcatggatttgtgcgtggaaggtcatgtttgacaaatcttgaatttttttgaagagggtactaggaaagttgacgaaggtaatgcagtggatgctgtctatatggacttcagtaaggcctttgacaaggttccacacggatggttagttaggaaggttcaatcgttaggtattaatattgaagtagtaaaatggattcaacagtgcctggatgggagatgccaaagagcagtggtggataactgtttgtcaggttggaggccggagaCTAGTGGTGAGCCTCCAGGATCAgtactggatccaatgttgtttgtcatataaattaatgatctggatgatggggtgataaattggattagtaagtatgccgatgttACTGAgataggtgacgttgtggataatgaagtaggttttcaaagcgagagatttacagagagatttaggccagttagaagagtgggttgaaagatggcagatggagtttaatgccgataaatgtgaggtgctacattttggtaggactattcaaaataggacatacatgttcaatggtagggcattgaggaatgcagtagaacagggtgatctaggaataatggtgcatagttccctgaaggtggaatctcgtggatagagtggtgaagaaagcttttgttatggtggcctttataaataagagcattgagtataggagttgggatgtaatgttaaaattgtacaagggattggtgagaccaaatttgagtattgtgtacagttctggtcaccgaattataggaaggatgtcaacaaagtagagtacagagaagatttactagaatgttgcctttgtttcagcacctaacttacagagaaaggttgaataagttagatctttatttcttggagcgtagaagtttgagggggacttgatagaggtttttaaaGCGATGAGGGGGCTAGATAGtgttgacttggataggcttttttccattgagagtaggagaaatttaaacaagaggacatgagttgagagtcaggaggtaaaagtttaggggtaacagagggggaacttctttactcagagagtgatagctgtgtggaacaaggttCCAGTTgacgtggtagaggcaggttcgatattgtcattttttaaaaaatggataggtatatgggcaggaaaggaatggagggttatatgcTGAGTGCAgttcggtgggattaggtgagagtaagcattcgacacggactagaagggctgagatggcctgtttctgtgatgcaattgttatatggttatatgtgaggTGATGGACATTCAAATGAAGTAGGACTTGTACAATGAAAGGGAAGGCGCTGGCAAGTCAGTTCACTGAAAGGCAGGATGGTGAAAACAAGCGTTTAGCATGGTAGCCTTCATCAGTTATTGTGTAGAGTTTAAGGGCGGTGCTTTATTTGCAGTTATGTAATTTGTTGTTGAGACCACTTTTGaatattttgtacaattttagttaCCCTGTTGTAGGTAAGACGCTGCAAAGttgtagagggtgcagaagggatttacGAAGATGCTTTTGGGGCTAGAGGGCCTGGGTTACAGTGAGGTTGGCCATGCTggacctttattccttggagaatgagaggtgacctcagaaGTTTAAAATCACAAGGGGTATTGATAAGGTGGATTTTCATTATTGGAGAGTTGGAGAGTCCAACatgagaggtcacagatagaagcGAAAGAGGGGAAACATTGAAAAGAGAAATTGGGATAACTTCTGTACACAGAGGACCGTGAGTACCCGGAAGAAGCTACtaaaggaagtggttgaagtgggttcaactgcaacatttaacaggcatttggacaggtacatggaagggagaggCTTGGAGAGTTGTGGGCCAAACTagacaactgggactagcagggaggatgctgtggttggtatggaccagttgggccgaagggcctgtttagatCGCATTACTCTAGGATTCCATAATTCTAAAGTGACACAAGTTGCATCCCAGTGCAAATAGTTTTACTTGTACACATCGTTCTGCTATCAGTCACTGGCGTCTTTTCAGGGCTCCTGGCATCCAGGGTTTTACTCATACACATTGTGGATTATGCTAACTATCTGCCCTGTTCTGCTATCAGTTATCTGTGCTTTCTCTGGGCTCCTGGAGTCCAAGGTTCACTGCTCTTCATGAAGCGTAAATTCCTGCCATAGGTGATGCTGGTGCCGTTTTCCTTCAATAGATATGGGCCTGCGATGGCTTCGCTGTCTTGTCACAATTGCATACTGCTGAATCTCTGGGTGGAATTAGCCTTGCCTTTGGGACTAGTTATGCCTTAGTTGTAGCCTTCCATAAAGTGGCTTGACCAATGGATGGCAGCGTGGGTGGGCCCCCGCTTATTTAACTTTGAATACAATTCTCTGGTTAAAATAGAAGCAGGAAGCCAAGGTCCGTGAGTATACCTCTTTTTGTTTCTCCTATTGTAGGCATACATAGACCAGGTTGAAATGCCATGAAAATCAGATGCTTTCAGTAGCTGTACTAACACGTTACCTTCCCTGCACTGCCATATATTCGGTTACTAATACAACAGATCAATAACAGATCATCTTCCATAGTATCAATAACCTGTGAACTCAAACTGAATGTTGAACGAGCTGGGGCCTTCCTCTTTAGAGCAAAGTGGGAGGAGAAGTGaattgatagaggcgtataagctgataagaggcatagataatggagagccaacaacattttcccagggcagaaagggctaatatgatGGGGCATAATGTTAAAGTGATTAGAGAAAAGTTTAGGGGATTGTCAGaagtagtattttttttaaaaagaaaatggtgggtgtatggaatgcacagcctgggcAGTGATAAGGGTAGATGCATCAGTGAGatttaaaaggcttttagataaacacatggatgaaagaaaaatggagagctatttgAGAGAGTAGggataaattgatcttggagcagattaAATGGTCGatgcaacatcatgggccaaaatgcctgCATTGTGCTCCATTGCTGTATGTCTCAGTTCAGTTTAAGCCCGAGAGGAGTGATGAGAGCTGTGAAGAGAGGTGGAATACAGCCGTTGGAATCATATATCTTTAATGCCCAAAAAGAAACTATGCGATTTTCAGTTTAATGACAGAGATGGGATCCTATAGGTAGATTTGTTTTTCTGCTGGAATGGAATGCTTCAGGTCAATTAAACTTTCAACAGTGTCAAGGGCCCTGCCTATTCCTTACCTCACCACCATTTTGAGGTCAATATTACAAAGCATTAGTGAACCTCATTACAGCTTAAACTTCCCATTCTTCTCAAGTATTATGtaaatttaaaattttctttgaattaatCCATATTTTTTTCTCTACTTCCGGTGAAAGATGAGAAGACATCGGCGATTCTATGAGAACGTAGTGTTGACTGTTTTGATTACTCTGGGATTGTTCTTCATGTTCTGGGATAATGACCAACGTCGAGAGACTGATGATGTTGCAGAAACTGTTCATCGTAAAGATCTGTCCAAGGTTGTTACAGCTGATGCAACTAAATCAGTGCTCAAGCCAAAGTGCCACGCGAACAGGACATTGTTGCACCTGTCCTCATTTGATCAACAGAAAGAACACATAAAAAACTTCTTGATGTATAAACACTGTCGAGACTTTGACATGATTCAAAACGTCCCAGACAAATGCGGTGGTCGAGAAGGATCTCAGAATGTCTTCCTGCTCCTGGTGATCAAATCTCACCCTTTCAACCAGGATCGGCGGGAAATGGTAAGGAAGACCTGGGGCAAAGAACGTAAATTCAATGGGGTCCAAATTAAGAGAGTCTTTATCTCTGGTGTCTCTCCTGACCAAAAAGAAAGGAGGAAATTGAATCAGCTGTTAGCCATGgaaaacagagaacacagagatgTCCTGCAATGGGATTTCTTGGATACCTTTTTCAACCTCACCCTCAAACaatacaagttgctgcagtgggtcAGTGAATTTTGCCCCAGAGCCAAATTCATCTTCAATGGAGATGATGATGTTTTTGCCAACACCGATAACATGGTTGATTACTTGCTAGGCATGAAGgtgcaccaacacctgtttgtgggCCATCTCATTTATGGGGTTGGGTCCATTCGCCAGAAGTCGAGCAAGTATTATGTGCCAGAAATAGTGACCACTATCAAGTCGTACCCACCATATGTTGGTGGAGGGGGCATACTTATGTCTGTGTATACAGCTCATATCATTTACCACATAGCCCAAGACCTTGAACTataccccattgatgatgtatttTTGGGGATGTGCCTGGCCAAGGCTGGACTAGCCCCACACTCCCATAGCGGATTCAGGACAGCTGGAGTCAGGATTCCTTCAACCCAAGATGACTCTTTCAATCCTTGCTATTACCGTGAGTTGCTGCTAGTGCACCGTTTTCGGCCTTTCGAACTGCTACTGATGTGGGATGCGGTGCATGATGCTAATCTGAATTGTGCTCATGCTTCCCAGAAGTCTGCATCCACGAAAAGGACTGCATGAGTCATGAGAGAATGTAGCAACTGTTGGAATGCAATGCAGTTTATAAACATGTGTTAATCAGTTGTTTATGCAATGTAAGAAGCTCAATTCCTAAATTATATTGGAGGATACATTAATTCATAGGGTTGGTGCCTTTCTACattctacaaatgtttgtaaagCTGTCAGGCGTCATCACTCAGCCTAATTCTTACTGCACCCATAATGACATTACAATATTGTCAGGAGCACCACAATTTAAGTCAATTGTAAAGTTATTCCAAGTGAGCAGTCCTTGTTGCATTGCGTGCAGATAGGTACAGCATGTTCACTTGGGGCATTTGTATAATAAGCCACCAATAAAATTTTTGTTACAGTTATATCTGTGTATTTTCTTCTTGCCGTTTCTTACATGTCCCTTGCAAAATATGAAAGAGATAAATGTGTTTCTTGGACTGGAACTGTGAGGACAACAAAGAATATAGATCTAAAATTGTCTCAGGGTTGGAGGAATAGAGAAACTTATGGTCATCACTTCTGTAGTCAAATGTCAGCCTGCATTGTGTCTGtgtaactacatatcaaataaaagcacacacgcaggagatggctttaactggagtattcacattgaagagagggaaggagatcaatgaacatgtggggacaacagatcaatatgcaaACATAGGCAGCAGTCCATATGTAGTGCGAAGGGGAGTGGCATtagatttggcaggtgtcttgtctaagacaatgtactcggttgccagtgtcatgttgctgtcatTGACAcggtcatcactgagaggtaagtccggtggccaatctggacatcggaaagctggagaggaggggacttcaataaggctcattgtccgaggggcagctcacggcagtgcaatagagcaatcggtgaccaatcaactagtggccaatcggcatttgggattgattagtaagagcaaattaaaggaaggttgGACAAACCCAGTGGCCTTCGtctgagtagaaacatagaaaacctacagcataatatgggcccctcggcccacagagctgtgccgaacatgtccctaccttagacctacctaggctttacccatagccctcttttcctaagctccatgtaaccagccaggagtctcttaacagaccgTATCGTTTCagtctccaccaccgccgccagcagcccattccacgcactcacctctctctgtgtaaaaaaaaaacttacccctgacatctgctctgtacttacttccaagcaccttaaactatgccctctcatggtagccattttagccctggggaaagcctctgactgtccacatgatcaatgcctctcattatcttgtacacctctatcaggcgacctctcatcctccatcgctccaaggagaagaaggccgagttcactcaacctattctcataaggcatgctccccaattcagacaacatccttgtaaatgtcctctgcaccctttctatggtttccatgtccgtcctgtagtgaggcaactataactgagcacagtactccaagtgggatccgaccagggtcctatatagctgcaacattgcctttcagctcttaaactcaatcccacaattggtgaaggccaatgcactatatgccatcttaaccacagagtcaacctgtgtagcagctttgtgtgttctggggactcggaccccaagatccctctgatcctccacactgccaaaagttttgcctttaatgccatattctgccattatagtgtagggactgcggtctgcagtcaggtactcaggatCACTCAGCATAAATttgcacgaacattattagcaaaacactccgacacaagacgggtttcattttgttacagacagaAATGCCAGTCTGGTACTACAAGTCAACTGCATTTCCACATTGGTGGAGAAGTGTGCTGACACCCCTcgctatctgtaaaaactgtgacgagatgctaaggtgtattcaatatggactgtgcctttaaaaagagagagagcgttggtgtacaccgattcagagagagagagcaccgagcagctcgtgagtcgccatggttacggaacggcggagctatatgatggacagctggcgttcagcatgtttgggatatatacaaggtcagctagattttcagacagacacacagatacaCGGAAGACACtgacagaaatacagaagaaatagacactggatgaactttcagtgcccacgaaagggtgggttttgatcgcagtgtgggaaaggggtgaccggtggaatgtTATCGGTGTTTTTAACCTTTGATAGCTGTACTGCCTGAAGGCGGTACTCTTGTGTGATCACAAAACTTTAACAGGTACTTCGGAAGGCAACGGAAAGATCGACGACAtcagcttacttggaaaacaaatcacctctctctctctcttctcaatTCTACtcaatatcacgaactgaactgacgccattcctataccatcgtaagactgtatcatttaccacctaagctgaagaagtttggggttttatatttgcacacttacatttgcataaactctgctaacctgtttggtttatctggttttatattacgaGATTACGTGGATACTGATAAGTAGTGTTTTGTTTgtaacaataccagactccaggtgtgttccatttatgctgagtcttttaacccgttacgggcacgtaacaaaaccgttccgacccctacatcacaccgcatttctgtaaaccccttcgacccctacagcTCTCGTCATCTCTGCAAAACCTCGATCATCCACCCCTGTGCATAcagacgacagcagacccgagaaagataccgtcgtgtcagattgCATGGCTCATTAAACATTGTTGGCCAAAAGGAACTACAGACTGATCAAGGACAGAGAAGCAGACAAACCAATTCTCTCTGTTTCCCCCCATTTTGTTGGCTATGAACTGATTCTggcactggaataatttaatcagaggaactgaatgtggacacaggaagcttcaggtaatgatctgctaaacctgagaccattctcaaacaagtcgccatttgttatgtgaagggagtagattctgaactgattcttgactctgggacaatctaatcagagcaataaacctgagaccatgctcagaagAGTAGCTACTTGTTAAGACAAGTGTTTtgaacccatttttccagcttgtcCAGATTCCGTTTCATGCTTCTGTACTCTTCAtcactgtcgactacacccgcaatgttgctgtcagcgacagtgtgtaaatctacgtgGTTTTAGTAGAAGTAATAAaagatacttgttggtaaatacagattctctgtatctcattgatcattgttacaagggatgaatcttgtcacagtggcgtccatcattaacattgcccactaacaggacgtgccctctacacagtgttaccatcgggaaggagatacagaagcctgaaagctcaggttcagcgattcagtaacagctttctTTCCCCGCTaccacctgtatctcagttttgctttctctatatttatttatcctgtattgcattgtactgctaccgtaaagttaacaaattcacgacgtatgtctgtgatattaaatctggttctgattctttaaatgtacctttgaaacctttgattctgatGGAGATGCAGGGGGGGATGTGTTAGATCGAACTTacattagttgaaagcctatcagaacctcgtgtactgtgctgtaatattctatgttctgtggtcgACCGAGCGTACCGTGTCTTGCTATAGTTAAGTaaatcgattaattatttaaagctacaacGCCTTGCTCTTCCAGACGACTCTCAATGCGTCGGATAATCAAGTGCAggagaattaaaaaaatattaggccataaatatcagtcccgaccgctggatgatctcgatagctttgctTGAAAGGGACTTgccaagtattatgtaatgatgaattgtcctcgttgttcagactacgctggtcatggggtatgaagggaagtaactggacAAACAAGAATATTAGCGATAGTCAGaatgggccagtgcgtagtaggtcatgtctaaccaatctcacagagctttccGAGGTCGTTATCaagaatggtgtggaaggcaaggcagtggatgccgtctaacagggacttcagcaaggaatttctcaaggttccgtaagggaggatgctcgagaaggttcagtcgtttggctttcacgatgaggtagtaaattagattcgcCATTGGgtacgttggggaagctagagtgtggtaatggatggttgtctctctgactgcggacctgtgatgagtggagtgtcccagggatcgttgttgtgcccgttgttatttgtaatctatatcaattatctggatgataatgtcgttaacaagatcagcaaatttgccgatgatagcaacattgcgggtgtagtcgacagtgatgaagagtaccggagcatgaagcggaatctggaccagctggaaaatgggttgaaaagtgtcagatcgcatttaacacagacaagagttagattttgcactttgtgcggaccagccagggttggtctgaaccaatgagaaatagggcactgaggagtacgacaggacaaacgaatctgggaatgcaggtccacaattcaatgaaagttgcggcgcagttagacagggtcgtaaaaaaagattttcgcacattggccttcatagaccaaagtactgagtgcaggagtagTGACGTTACCTTGCTGTTGTTTAAGGCTTTATCGGGGCCTAATTTGGAAAACTGTGTGCGGGAAGGATGAAAATAAgattaaaataatgcagaaaaaaattatacGGCTAGTGCCGTAAcggactgaatgtttttaattaaaaggaaagatttcaCGTGTTAGCagtttattcccgagcgggtagaagactgaggggagatttgatagaggtatacaacattatgaggcgtatagagagtgtaaatgcaagcggacGCTCTCCACTGATatcgggcgagaatacaactgacGATCATGGGTGAtgtgtgaaatgtgaaatgtttaagggaaacatgaggggaaacttcttctttcagagggtggtaagagtgtagacagagctgccaacacaaatggtaattgagattccgaggccaacgtttaagagatgattggagaagtacacggatgagagggatatggatgggcacggtccgggtgaggccgatgggagtaggcagtttaaataattcctcaccgaCCTGACGGGCTGGAGACCCTGTTTCTCTGCAGTGGTTTCCTAACACCTGTCTGACTGTGtatctgggttagaacttcagtgtcacacagcaccgaccaatctagaaagtcgttggtaCTGTTCGATCCATCTGTCCTTGCAACACTGAAGTAATTTGGAtggttattctgtattctccaattgcgTGCGATGGTTTTGAAGGGAGGCAAGTGTGAACCTGATTATTTGCTTTGTcttcgctgcgtttttagtttgtgtagttttgtatgtttcatttattattgacttcagagagagacacgcattccacaccggccatgtggattcagggttaaatggatcgaaatataagcgtatctacacccgatatgataaaaccacgattcagaggtaaattggcatttggataaattggtgtgtacttgaattgagAATTCGGATTGCCATTTTGGACGGCTGGCTCTTTTAGTGAGCACCAgtagctgctgctgaacactttgaaatgctggtttctagttgtagggctccattggaaaagatgctttgaagtcgttgtagcatttgccctgtaatatgtaaatgacaggtcagtttaggAAACGCGCTGGTGCAGTCAATCACTCAGCGATTTGCTGACGTCGTCAGCCCTCATTCCATTAATTATTCAGGTGctgctgtgtgatcagattaaatggattatttcctcagccctatttctgAGAGCACTGGTAACTGCAGactcgcaatagagttgtaaagtgcAGCAGAATTTCGACTCTGCTTGAGGAACACGGCTGCGctctgtcttccagccagaattcactctgtctactgcatcatctgccttctgttaggaagccaataCTGAATCAACGtagccaggtttccctcgatcccatgcctcctgactttctgaatgagtccactatggggaactgatcaaactcctgaccataattaatgcacccacatcgactgttcggattcatctgtttgttttattttcactttcaaatAATTCACTCTAACTCAttaaggacaacatgccatgttttctctccgtagccagactacgtttctccaaatactcataagttccttcttcaataatcctctaCAGCAGTTTACCCACAACCGatgtaagactcgctggtctataattccaaaaactatccctattatctttcgtcaacaaatgaacaacactttccacactccaatcatctagttctacttccgtggccagcaaagacacaaatatcctgtccaaaagcgcAGCAATATCCGAGATCcccttccaaaattacctggactatatcccttgcggcatcggggaatcatctatcataattttttccaaatttccagagcatcctctttcttagcgtcggcatgttctagcatatctgccttttgccactgtgttcacattgatcaatgtattcagtgaggagcttcaccgcctctttggactccagacacaagttttcctcttttacctccgatctgcccacactctctccagtctcctcctgttcttcacagtgcaactcgtcaAGGATTTCTCAAATCCCCCTATAAGTCTtttaagtccattgttaaattccttCCTGTCAACATTGTGACTCGCTGTAGCcttacctgatcctttcttccttttctataagtatcgttctttcttcctcttgatgtGTTGTTCCAACTTTTTTGtctcccagggttactttacgctgtcatcctttccctgcgtcactgagacaagcctatactgaaccctgtgtaagtgctccctaaacaatccccacatatcTTTTGCGCAATACCCCGAgagcatcatttcccaatgtacgttcctaAGCTCCTGCCAGATAGCTCCACACATCACTGACCCCCAATTAAATAGATCCCATGATCCCTGTTCCTAACTCTGCGCAAGGTAAATGTCGGGAAGTTCTCCCTGTTGTTCTGAAATGCAGACCCGCggaaagatctgtcacctgacccgtttccttttctaatattagatctggTACGGAAAGTTCGCCAGTCAGCCTTTCTtcttatagtgacatgaatccttcctgaactCAACTGTGAATTTATGCCATTCCTAAACATTTTACCTTGGGTAGGTGCCAAAGACTATTAGGGAAGTTGCAGTTGCCCATGCCAATAATGGCTCATGTCCAGTTTCCGCTTCCCggtcggttcctcactgttcccgttgtggttttttttttgttaatcttgtgggcggctgtacagaatactccaagtggggagaTCGCGCCCATTTCAAAAGGGAGAACAGAAACAGTGTTCGTCTCccagtctattaac from the Hemitrygon akajei unplaced genomic scaffold, sHemAka1.3 Scf000219, whole genome shotgun sequence genome contains:
- the LOC140724444 gene encoding N-acetyllactosaminide beta-1,3-N-acetylglucosaminyltransferase 3-like, producing MYNQRPHYQMRRHRRFYENVVLTVLITLGLFFMFWDNDQRRETDDVAETVHRKDLSKVVTADATKSVLKPKCHANRTLLHLSSFDQQKEHIKNFLMYKHCRDFDMIQNVPDKCGGREGSQNVFLLLVIKSHPFNQDRREMVRKTWGKERKFNGVQIKRVFISGVSPDQKERRKLNQLLAMENREHRDVLQWDFLDTFFNLTLKQYKLLQWVSEFCPRAKFIFNGDDDVFANTDNMVDYLLGMKVHQHLFVGHLIYGVGSIRQKSSKYYVPEIVTTIKSYPPYVGGGGILMSVYTAHIIYHIAQDLELYPIDDVFLGMCLAKAGLAPHSHSGFRTAGVRIPSTQDDSFNPCYYRELLLVHRFRPFELLLMWDAVHDANLNCAHASQKSASTKRTA